One Moorella sp. E308F genomic region harbors:
- the carB gene encoding carbamoyl-phosphate synthase large subunit — translation MPVKPGLKKIMVIGSGPIIIGQAAEFDYAGTQACRALKEEGMEVVLVNSNPATIMTDRDMADRVYLEPLTLDFVAKIVRKERPDGLIPTLGGQVGLNLALELAEAGVLEETGVELLGTSLKAIQRAEDREQFKAMMLELGEPVPESRIVNTVEEALAFAGEIGYPVIVRPAYTLGGTGGGVARSEAELEAIALKGLKLSLIKQILVERSVAGWKEIEYEVIRDGADNCITVCNMENIDPVGIHTGDSIVVAPSQTLSDREYHLLRRSALKIIRALGIEGGCNIQFALDPGSMRYYVIEVNPRVSRSSALASKATGYPIARVATKIALGLTLDEIPNAVTRETKACFEPALDYVVVKIPRFPFDKFSLAERLLGTQMKATGEVMAIDRTFSGALLKAIRSLELKLDGLRVPAFQRFSDGALRRKMAEADDERLFVIAEALRRGWTIASIHEITGIDPYFLGEIEAIVAMEEKLIAAGPTLDGATLRRAKAMGFSDGEIANFTGLPPAAIARQRREEGIRPTFKMVDTCAAEFEAVTPYYYSSYDVEDEVRPLNGRKVVVLGAGPIRIGQGIEFDYCSVHAAWALRRAGVHPIMINNNPETVSTDFDTSDRLYFEPLTPENVLNVLEQEQPEGVIVQFGGQTAINLARVVADAGFKVLGTTVADIDRAEDREKFDALLNELQIPRPRGGTATSVAGAARIAKELGFPVLLRPSYVLGGRAMEIVHSEGELLEYATTAVRVAPEHPILVDKYLPGTEVEVDAVSDGETVLIPGIMEHVERAGVHSGDSIAIYPAHSLPTGVAEKIVAYTQQLARALRVRGLLNIQFVIHQGEVYVLEVNPRSSRTVPYLSKITGVPMVALATNVMLGKSLPEQGYRGGLMPPPDFTAVKVPVFSFGKLLQVDTSLGPEMKSTGEVMGIDPVYERALYKGLLAAGCAIPGRGTLLATIADKDKAEAVSIIKGFAELGFKVVATAGTAGALAAAGLFVERVGKIREGSPHILDYIREGKIHFVLNTLTRGKMPGRDGFKIRRAAAELGIPCLTSLDTARALLKVLQSLKSGDEFELKPLQEYVSRP, via the coding sequence ATGCCGGTTAAACCCGGGTTAAAAAAGATTATGGTCATCGGTTCCGGGCCCATTATCATCGGCCAGGCGGCGGAATTTGATTACGCCGGTACCCAGGCCTGCCGGGCTTTAAAGGAAGAAGGAATGGAGGTTGTCCTGGTCAATTCCAACCCGGCCACCATCATGACCGACCGGGACATGGCCGACCGCGTTTACCTGGAACCCCTGACCCTGGATTTTGTAGCCAAGATCGTCCGTAAGGAGCGGCCCGACGGTCTGATCCCCACCCTGGGGGGGCAGGTAGGGTTGAACCTGGCCCTGGAGCTGGCCGAAGCCGGCGTCCTGGAGGAAACCGGGGTAGAGCTGCTGGGAACGTCTTTAAAGGCCATCCAGCGGGCTGAGGACCGGGAGCAGTTCAAGGCCATGATGCTGGAACTGGGGGAGCCGGTACCCGAGAGCCGGATTGTCAACACCGTCGAGGAAGCCCTGGCCTTTGCCGGGGAAATCGGCTACCCCGTCATTGTGCGGCCGGCCTATACCCTGGGCGGTACCGGCGGCGGGGTGGCCCGGAGTGAGGCGGAGCTGGAGGCCATCGCCCTGAAGGGCCTGAAGCTAAGCCTTATCAAACAGATCCTGGTGGAGCGCTCCGTCGCCGGCTGGAAGGAGATCGAGTACGAAGTCATCCGCGACGGGGCCGATAACTGTATTACCGTTTGCAATATGGAAAATATTGACCCGGTAGGCATCCATACCGGCGACAGCATCGTCGTCGCCCCCTCCCAGACCCTCTCCGACCGGGAGTACCACCTGCTGCGCCGCTCGGCCCTCAAGATCATCCGCGCCCTGGGCATCGAAGGGGGCTGCAATATCCAGTTCGCCCTGGATCCCGGCAGCATGCGTTATTACGTCATTGAGGTCAATCCCCGGGTCAGCCGCTCCAGCGCCCTGGCTTCTAAGGCTACCGGCTATCCTATTGCCCGGGTGGCCACCAAGATCGCCTTAGGTTTAACCCTGGACGAGATTCCCAATGCCGTCACCCGGGAAACCAAAGCCTGCTTTGAACCGGCCCTGGATTATGTCGTCGTGAAAATCCCGCGCTTTCCCTTTGATAAATTCTCCCTGGCCGAGCGCCTCCTGGGCACCCAGATGAAGGCCACCGGGGAGGTAATGGCCATTGACCGCACCTTCAGCGGCGCTCTCTTAAAGGCCATTCGTTCCCTGGAATTAAAGCTTGATGGTTTAAGGGTACCGGCCTTCCAGCGTTTCAGCGACGGCGCCCTGCGCCGCAAAATGGCCGAGGCCGACGACGAGCGCCTGTTTGTTATTGCCGAAGCCCTGCGCCGGGGCTGGACCATTGCATCAATCCATGAAATCACCGGCATTGACCCGTATTTTTTAGGCGAGATTGAAGCCATTGTTGCCATGGAAGAAAAACTCATAGCGGCAGGCCCTACCCTGGATGGGGCCACCTTAAGGCGTGCCAAGGCTATGGGTTTCAGCGACGGCGAGATTGCCAACTTTACCGGTCTGCCGCCGGCGGCCATAGCCCGGCAGCGGCGGGAAGAGGGGATCAGGCCCACCTTTAAAATGGTGGATACCTGCGCAGCCGAGTTTGAAGCCGTTACGCCCTATTATTATTCCAGCTACGACGTTGAAGACGAGGTCCGGCCCCTGAACGGCCGCAAAGTTGTGGTCCTGGGGGCAGGGCCCATCCGCATCGGCCAGGGGATCGAGTTCGACTACTGCTCGGTCCATGCCGCCTGGGCCCTGCGCCGCGCGGGTGTACACCCCATAATGATCAATAACAACCCGGAAACGGTCAGCACCGATTTTGATACCTCAGACCGCCTTTACTTTGAGCCCCTGACACCGGAAAATGTCTTAAACGTCCTGGAACAGGAGCAGCCGGAAGGGGTGATTGTCCAGTTCGGCGGCCAGACGGCCATCAACCTGGCCAGGGTAGTGGCTGATGCGGGCTTTAAGGTCCTGGGTACTACGGTGGCCGATATTGACCGGGCCGAAGACCGGGAAAAGTTTGACGCCCTGTTAAATGAACTCCAGATCCCCAGGCCCCGGGGCGGAACGGCGACTTCCGTAGCCGGGGCGGCGAGGATTGCCAAAGAACTCGGCTTCCCGGTGCTGCTGCGGCCTTCCTACGTCCTGGGCGGCCGGGCCATGGAGATCGTCCACAGCGAGGGCGAGCTCCTGGAGTATGCCACCACCGCCGTGCGCGTCGCCCCGGAACACCCCATCTTGGTGGATAAATACCTGCCGGGGACCGAGGTAGAAGTGGACGCCGTCAGTGACGGTGAGACAGTCCTAATCCCCGGCATCATGGAACACGTCGAGCGGGCCGGCGTCCATTCCGGTGACAGCATTGCCATTTATCCGGCCCACAGCTTACCAACGGGAGTGGCCGAAAAAATTGTTGCTTATACCCAACAGCTGGCCCGGGCCCTGCGCGTTCGCGGCCTCCTCAATATCCAGTTCGTAATTCACCAGGGAGAAGTTTACGTCCTGGAGGTCAACCCCCGTTCCAGCCGGACGGTACCGTATCTTTCCAAGATTACCGGCGTGCCCATGGTGGCCCTGGCCACCAACGTCATGCTGGGCAAAAGCCTGCCGGAGCAGGGCTACCGGGGCGGCTTAATGCCGCCGCCGGATTTTACCGCCGTGAAAGTCCCCGTCTTTTCCTTCGGCAAGCTCCTCCAGGTGGATACTTCCCTGGGACCGGAGATGAAGTCCACCGGCGAAGTTATGGGTATTGATCCCGTCTATGAGAGGGCCCTTTACAAAGGCTTGCTGGCTGCCGGTTGCGCCATCCCCGGCCGTGGGACCCTTCTGGCTACCATTGCCGATAAGGATAAGGCGGAAGCGGTCTCCATTATCAAGGGCTTTGCCGAACTGGGCTTCAAAGTGGTGGCTACGGCCGGTACGGCCGGTGCCCTGGCCGCGGCCGGGCTCTTCGTGGAAAGGGTGGGTAAGATCCGCGAAGGTTCGCCCCACATCCTGGATTATATCCGCGAAGGGAAAATCCACTTCGTCCTCAATACCCTGACCCGGGGCAAGATGCCCGGGCGGGACGGCTTTAAGATCCGCCGCGCCGCCGCCGAACTGGGCATCCCCTGCCTTACCTCTCTGGACACGGCTCGGGCCCTGCTTAAAGTCCTCCAGTCTCTGAAATCCGGGGATGAATTTGAACTTAAACCCCTGCAGGAGTATGTATCCCGCCCTTAA
- the pyrF gene encoding orotidine-5'-phosphate decarboxylase, whose amino-acid sequence MPARDKIIVALDVASLAAGETLVDQLFPYVGMFKVGLEFYTTAGPAAIRMIKERGGKVFADLKLHDIPNTVAGAARALVRLGVDMLNVHAAGGRNMMEAAAAAVREEAAALGCQVPALIAVTVLTSLDRKALQEEVGIEREVEDQVVRWARLAKEAGLDGVVASPREIRAIREACGPEFLIVTPGVRPAGADRGDQRRVMTPAAALQEGASYLVIGRPITAAPDPAAAARAIGEEMEGVI is encoded by the coding sequence ATGCCAGCCAGAGATAAAATAATCGTGGCTTTGGATGTTGCCAGCCTGGCGGCCGGGGAAACGCTGGTAGACCAGCTTTTCCCTTACGTCGGCATGTTTAAAGTAGGCCTGGAGTTTTACACGACCGCCGGGCCGGCGGCCATCCGCATGATTAAAGAGCGGGGCGGTAAAGTCTTTGCCGATCTGAAGCTTCATGACATACCCAACACCGTGGCCGGGGCGGCCCGGGCCCTGGTGCGCCTGGGGGTGGACATGCTCAACGTCCATGCCGCCGGCGGCAGGAACATGATGGAGGCGGCCGCTGCCGCCGTCCGGGAGGAGGCCGCGGCCCTGGGCTGCCAGGTGCCGGCACTTATCGCGGTTACCGTTTTGACCAGCCTTGACAGGAAAGCCCTGCAGGAAGAGGTGGGCATTGAACGGGAAGTAGAGGATCAGGTGGTCCGCTGGGCCAGGCTGGCTAAAGAAGCGGGGCTGGACGGGGTGGTGGCTTCGCCCCGGGAGATACGGGCCATCCGGGAAGCCTGCGGTCCGGAATTTCTCATTGTAACGCCGGGAGTGCGTCCGGCGGGAGCCGACCGCGGCGACCAGCGCCGGGTTATGACCCCGGCCGCGGCACTGCAGGAGGGGGCTTCTTACCTGGTAATCGGCCGCCCCATTACCGCTGCTCCCGACCCGGCTGCCGCCGCCAGGGCCATCGGGGAAGAAATGGAGGGCGTTATATAA
- the hslO gene encoding Hsp33 family molecular chaperone HslO, with amino-acid sequence MKDYLVRATAGEGQILAIAAQTTLLVQEAKDLHNTSPTATAALGRVLTGAALMAATLKEGQSITVRILGDGPLGSIVAVARPGTVKGYVAEPGVDLPLRHDGKLDVGRAVGRGMMYVAKDLGLKEPYNGSVPLVSGEIGEDLAYYFTASEQKPSAVGLGVLVEPGGKVGAAGGYLLQLLPGSAEGTAATLEKNIEAAGPVSRLIARGHTPEDILALLLKGFSLKIHERRPLHYACDCSRERLQDILLALGPGELQKLLEEQGGAEARCAFCSRTYRFSREEVAELLAALPGQEES; translated from the coding sequence ATGAAGGATTACCTGGTGCGGGCTACGGCGGGCGAGGGCCAGATCCTGGCCATAGCGGCGCAAACTACCCTGCTGGTGCAGGAAGCGAAGGACTTGCACAACACTTCGCCGACGGCGACGGCGGCCCTGGGTCGGGTGTTGACCGGGGCAGCCCTGATGGCGGCAACCCTCAAGGAAGGTCAGAGTATTACTGTACGCATCCTGGGTGACGGCCCCCTGGGCAGCATTGTGGCTGTGGCTCGCCCGGGGACGGTGAAAGGCTATGTGGCGGAACCGGGGGTAGACCTGCCTTTGAGGCATGACGGCAAGCTGGACGTCGGCCGGGCGGTAGGCAGGGGAATGATGTATGTGGCTAAAGACCTGGGGTTGAAGGAGCCTTACAACGGCAGCGTGCCGCTTGTTTCCGGCGAGATCGGGGAGGACCTGGCCTACTATTTTACCGCCTCCGAACAAAAACCTTCAGCCGTGGGGTTAGGAGTCCTGGTAGAACCCGGCGGAAAGGTGGGGGCTGCCGGCGGTTATCTTTTGCAGCTTCTGCCGGGATCGGCCGAAGGAACAGCTGCAACCCTGGAAAAAAATATTGAGGCGGCAGGCCCGGTGAGCCGCCTCATCGCCCGGGGGCACACGCCGGAAGATATCCTGGCCCTGCTTCTTAAAGGATTTTCCCTCAAAATCCATGAGCGTCGGCCTTTACACTACGCCTGCGATTGTTCCCGGGAGCGCTTGCAGGATATTCTCCTGGCTTTAGGGCCGGGAGAACTACAAAAGCTCCTGGAAGAACAGGGTGGTGCCGAGGCCCGGTGCGCCTTCTGCAGCCGGACATATCGTTTCAGCCGGGAGGAAGTGGCGGAACTTCTCGCTGCCCTTCCAGGGCAGGAAGAATCATGA
- a CDS encoding flavodoxin family protein: MKILGVVGSNRKHGNTSGLVKAALQAAEKENADTALVFLGDYSIQDCVGCEGCKDTMRCVIKDDMQKLYPLLLEADGIILGSPTYFYNITATMKAFIDRCYCFEAFARDDRASWVGLHEALGIKYAVVIAVCEQHDEADMGFTAEAMIKPLEALGYRIISTIKAIGYFKAGEALQDERAVENARNAGKKLARTISLRKEVERKMQEII, from the coding sequence ATGAAAATTCTTGGCGTGGTCGGCAGTAATAGGAAACATGGCAATACATCCGGTTTGGTGAAGGCAGCCTTGCAGGCTGCTGAAAAAGAGAATGCAGATACTGCGCTAGTTTTTCTAGGAGATTACTCAATTCAGGACTGCGTAGGATGTGAAGGCTGCAAAGATACAATGCGGTGTGTCATCAAGGATGATATGCAGAAGCTATATCCCCTTTTATTGGAAGCTGACGGGATTATTCTGGGGTCTCCGACTTATTTTTATAATATTACCGCTACTATGAAGGCTTTTATTGACAGGTGCTACTGCTTTGAAGCGTTTGCAAGGGATGATCGGGCCAGTTGGGTGGGGCTTCATGAAGCCTTAGGCATTAAGTATGCTGTTGTTATTGCTGTGTGCGAGCAGCATGATGAAGCAGATATGGGTTTTACCGCTGAAGCCATGATAAAACCCCTGGAAGCCTTAGGATACAGAATCATCAGCACTATAAAAGCGATTGGTTATTTTAAGGCGGGAGAAGCTTTGCAGGACGAAAGGGCTGTGGAGAATGCCCGGAATGCCGGAAAAAAGCTGGCAAGAACCATCAGCCTTCGTAAGGAGGTAGAAAGAAAAATGCAGGAAATAATCTAA
- a CDS encoding aminomethyltransferase family protein, translating to MYSPNSPVYEGATLLFPLGPGLIVPFEYTGYKEEILASKTTAWIGLSLMNSPVYDLKGPDAVNFLNSVCVNDFANLGEKGIRHAVICNEKGQILTDGVVIKIAEDTFRTYWLNPPIDYLVKTSGMDVEGEDITGREYFIQIAGEKSLEILEKACECDLHDIKFATHRMTKINGKDMRVIRLGMTGNLAYEVHDPMEDFEEVYQRIWESGRSFGAKKLGFHAYCLSHTEGGFPNIHIHYPLPWFESDEGRYAVDGGLSVYLKDRPDIAIYNINRRLRGSVGDDLDVRFVTPYDVGWGHLVKFNHEFPGRKALEKIAQNPPRTVVTLEWNAEDIAAVYATQFRGREVEPCERIDAEPLDIAYQENIAGWPDEGFIYRADKVMADGKMVGISTGRICSYYYNRMISLGFIDPRYAEVGKELTLIWGTPGTPQKEIRVKVARYPYIDLIRNEHRDVETIPRYRKYFLF from the coding sequence ATGTATTCACCAAACAGTCCGGTGTATGAGGGTGCCACTCTATTATTTCCTTTGGGTCCAGGACTGATTGTTCCCTTTGAATACACAGGATACAAAGAGGAGATTTTGGCCTCAAAAACCACCGCCTGGATCGGACTCAGTCTAATGAACTCGCCGGTTTATGACTTAAAAGGCCCTGATGCGGTGAATTTTTTGAACTCTGTCTGTGTTAACGATTTTGCCAATCTAGGTGAAAAAGGAATCCGGCATGCCGTCATTTGCAATGAAAAAGGGCAGATCCTGACAGACGGCGTGGTGATTAAAATTGCGGAGGATACCTTCCGCACCTACTGGCTGAATCCTCCCATTGATTATCTCGTTAAAACAAGCGGTATGGACGTAGAAGGCGAAGACATCACCGGACGAGAATACTTTATCCAGATCGCAGGGGAAAAATCGCTGGAAATCCTGGAGAAGGCCTGCGAGTGTGACCTGCACGACATCAAATTCGCCACCCACCGCATGACAAAAATCAACGGCAAGGATATGAGGGTAATCAGGCTGGGTATGACCGGAAATCTGGCCTATGAAGTCCACGACCCCATGGAAGATTTTGAAGAGGTCTATCAACGGATCTGGGAGTCAGGCAGGTCATTTGGGGCGAAAAAGCTCGGTTTCCATGCTTATTGCCTGAGCCATACCGAAGGCGGGTTCCCTAACATCCATATTCATTATCCCCTCCCCTGGTTTGAATCTGATGAGGGCCGTTATGCGGTTGACGGGGGGCTCTCTGTCTACCTAAAAGACCGTCCTGATATTGCTATTTATAATATAAACCGCCGGCTGCGGGGAAGCGTTGGGGACGACCTGGACGTCCGCTTTGTGACACCTTACGATGTCGGCTGGGGACACCTTGTAAAGTTCAATCATGAATTTCCCGGCAGGAAGGCCCTGGAGAAGATTGCTCAAAATCCCCCGCGGACTGTAGTCACCCTGGAGTGGAACGCAGAGGATATCGCCGCTGTGTATGCCACTCAGTTCCGGGGCAGGGAAGTGGAACCCTGCGAAAGAATTGATGCTGAGCCGCTAGATATAGCTTATCAGGAAAATATTGCCGGATGGCCCGACGAAGGATTTATTTACCGCGCGGACAAGGTCATGGCGGATGGAAAGATGGTCGGCATCAGCACCGGCCGAATTTGCAGCTATTACTACAACAGGATGATATCTCTCGGGTTTATTGACCCCAGGTATGCAGAGGTAGGAAAAGAGCTAACCTTGATCTGGGGAACCCCGGGTACGCCGCAGAAGGAGATTCGCGTTAAAGTTGCCCGCTACCCGTATATTGATCTAATCCGCAATGAACACCGGGATGTGGAGACGATTCCGCGTTACAGGAAATACTTTCTCTTTTAG
- a CDS encoding Rqc2 family fibronectin-binding protein has translation MAFDGLFLAAIKEELTGLIGSRVDRIFQPEKETIILHLRKGRDTKKLLLCSLADQARVHLTAAGFTNPVTPPLFCMVLRKHLEGGTLAAVEQPGLERVLLFHFHTTDELGRPATRQLVTEIMGKHSNIILLNPEGSIIDAARRYTHAVSRHREVLPGRPYVPPPAQVKADPRGLDAEAFTRLLWESPWDTPLERLLVEKLAGLGPETAREVVCRAGLPAGTTMESCGEYELARIYQALREVVAAASPEAWQPVVVMGQERQPLAFAAFELHQYEGLPRQPFPTPSAACDSFYQARRERQLLEGARRSLEHILDRELKRCYKKEGLQAATVAEAAGAEKFRLAGEIITANIYRLEKGQSTLTAPNFYDPAGEMVTIELDPSLTPAENAQMYFHRYNKAKNAARLAKEQLEQTRAEIAYLESIAQALSMAVNFDDLAEIRRELRQAGYLPEEKEKEKPGKKGDKKDAARPSRPLEFTSPDGFKILVGKNNRQNDWLTLKYAASSDLWLHAKDIPGSHVIIRTGGREVPAPTLEMAARLAARYSRASQSSRVPIDYTLVKNVRKPAGARPGMVIYDHQRTVFVTPAE, from the coding sequence ATGGCTTTTGATGGTCTTTTCCTTGCTGCCATCAAGGAAGAATTAACCGGGCTGATAGGCAGCCGTGTTGACCGCATCTTTCAACCTGAAAAAGAAACCATCATTCTCCACCTGCGTAAAGGTCGCGACACCAAAAAACTCCTCCTCTGCAGCCTGGCCGACCAGGCCCGGGTGCATCTAACGGCGGCCGGCTTTACCAATCCCGTCACACCACCCCTCTTCTGCATGGTCCTGCGCAAGCACCTGGAGGGTGGAACCCTGGCGGCCGTCGAGCAGCCGGGCCTGGAGCGAGTCCTGTTATTCCATTTTCATACGACCGATGAACTGGGCCGGCCGGCGACGCGGCAACTGGTAACTGAAATCATGGGCAAGCACTCCAACATTATTCTCCTTAACCCCGAGGGCAGCATTATTGACGCTGCCCGCCGTTACACCCACGCCGTCAGCCGCCACCGGGAAGTCCTGCCCGGGCGCCCTTATGTCCCGCCGCCGGCTCAGGTTAAGGCCGATCCCCGCGGCCTTGATGCCGAAGCCTTTACCCGCCTCCTGTGGGAAAGCCCCTGGGATACACCCCTGGAGCGCCTGCTGGTGGAAAAACTCGCAGGATTAGGACCGGAAACCGCCCGGGAAGTCGTCTGCCGCGCCGGCCTGCCGGCCGGAACAACCATGGAAAGCTGCGGCGAATACGAACTGGCCCGTATTTATCAGGCCCTCCGGGAAGTTGTGGCGGCTGCCAGCCCTGAGGCCTGGCAACCGGTCGTCGTCATGGGCCAGGAACGGCAGCCTCTGGCCTTTGCCGCCTTTGAACTACACCAGTACGAGGGATTACCACGGCAGCCTTTTCCAACCCCCTCGGCCGCCTGCGACAGTTTTTATCAAGCCCGGCGGGAACGGCAGCTCCTGGAAGGAGCCCGGCGCAGCCTGGAGCATATCCTCGATCGGGAATTGAAACGCTGCTATAAAAAAGAAGGACTGCAGGCGGCTACGGTGGCTGAGGCTGCCGGCGCGGAAAAATTCCGCCTGGCCGGGGAAATCATAACAGCCAATATCTACCGTCTGGAAAAAGGGCAGTCTACTTTAACGGCCCCCAACTTCTATGATCCGGCGGGCGAAATGGTAACCATCGAGCTGGACCCGTCTCTGACACCGGCCGAAAACGCCCAGATGTATTTCCACCGCTACAACAAGGCCAAAAATGCCGCCCGCCTGGCTAAAGAGCAGCTGGAACAAACCCGCGCCGAGATAGCTTACCTGGAAAGCATCGCCCAGGCCTTGAGCATGGCTGTAAACTTCGACGACCTAGCGGAAATTCGGCGGGAGCTGCGTCAGGCAGGGTATCTGCCGGAAGAAAAGGAAAAAGAAAAGCCGGGAAAAAAGGGTGATAAAAAAGATGCCGCCCGGCCCTCCCGGCCCCTGGAATTTACTTCACCCGATGGTTTTAAAATCCTGGTCGGCAAAAATAATCGCCAGAACGACTGGCTGACCTTAAAATATGCCGCTTCAAGCGACCTCTGGCTCCATGCCAAGGACATCCCCGGCTCCCATGTGATTATCCGCACCGGAGGCCGGGAAGTGCCCGCCCCCACCCTGGAAATGGCCGCCCGCCTGGCGGCCCGCTACAGCCGTGCCAGCCAATCCAGCCGGGTGCCGATCGACTACACCCTGGTGAAAAACGTCCGCAAACCCGCCGGCGCCAGGCCCGGCATGGTCATTTACGACCACCAGCGGACGGTTTTTGTAACGCCAGCGGAATAA